DNA from Candidatus Binatia bacterium:
ACGGCCGAAGGCGTTAGGTCTGATCCACCCTCATGGCCGACATCGATCTTTACGAGGCAATGCGCACGCTGCGCGCGGTACGCCGCCTGCGGCCCGATCCGGTCCCCGACGACGTCCTGGGTCGTGTTCTCGACGCCGCCCGGTTCGCTCCCACCGGGGGCAACCGACAGCCCTGGCGGATGATCGTGGTGCGAAAACCCGCCGCCAAGCAGAGGCTCGCCGAGTTGTATGCCCCTACCTGGTCGGCGTACGCGAAGTTCCACCGAAGCCTCCTCACCGACATCCCCGAAGCCGCGAAGGCAAAGCAGGAGAAGATGATCTCCGCCGGAGATTATCTGGCCGATCACTTCGCCGCGACGCCCGTGTTCGTCG
Protein-coding regions in this window:
- a CDS encoding nitroreductase family protein → MADIDLYEAMRTLRAVRRLRPDPVPDDVLGRVLDAARFAPTGGNRQPWRMIVVRKPAAKQRLAELYAPTWSAYAKFHRSLLTDIPEAAKAKQEKMISAGDYLADHFAATPVFVVFCFNPQDMAITDAKLDRPSVVGGASVYPSVENLLLACRAEGLGCVLTTLLCSCEDEVRELLKIPEPWGTAAVIPIGYPVLRGHGPVSRRPVAKLAFADEWGNAFE